In Planctomycetota bacterium, the DNA window GTGAGGCGAGCATGTACCAGGCTTTGCTCGATTGGCCCGGGTAGGCCGCGTTGCCCAGGTAGCGGCTGACCTCGACGCGGAATTTGCCCTGGTGTGGGTTGGTCACCGGGTACTTGGCGCTCGAGGTGTTGTCGCGCAGTTCCATGCTCTTGAAGAGCTGGCTGCCCAGCGCCGACAGCGCTGTGGGCACCAGCAGCACCTGCGGCATCACCCCCAGCGGCTTGCCGTCGGAGTCCACCTGGTCCATGAAGGCGACCTCGGCCTTGGTCAGCCCGTCGATTGACAGGGCGGTGTCCGCGCCGGCGAGGTAGTTGTTGTTGCCCGCCGTGTAGAAGCCCGAGTTCGCCAGGAAGGTCTTCCAGAAGATGTCGTTGATGGTCTTGCCCGAGCCCGCGCCGAGCTTGCGGGGCACGCTGGTGATCGCGCCCAGATCGTCGTTGATGATGTCGGTGCGATCGATCGACAGCATGAGGCCATACGTCTCGGCCCGGTTGGTGTAGGTCTCCTCGCCCAGCGTGCCGTGCTTGATCTCGCCTCCGGGCGCGATGCGCTCGTACTGGTCGTTGCCCGTCAGGCGGTAGCTGGTGACGGCCTTGAAGTCGGTCACGCTGCGCACCGCGGTGATGTTCCGCCAGGTGCGTTCGACGCTGAAGAAGCCTTCGAGCAGGAACTTGTTGGCGACGTTCGAGAGGATGCCGCCGATGCTGATCGTGCTGTTGGACGCTTCGATGCCCCTTCCGAACGCGGCATCCATCACGCCGTGCCAGTCGCGGAACGTCCGGCCGGTGTAGCCGTTGGCCCAAGCGGCGTGGAGCAGCAGTTCCTGGAGCCCGATCGACTGCCCGAAAGCCCGCGTCGCGGCTTCCAGATCCTGCTCCGCACAGTGTCGCTCGGGAGTGGTCAACCGGCCCGAGAGCACGCACGCGGCTTCGAGAACCCGCTGGTTGACCGCCGGCGCGGCGGGGGCGTGAATGGCAGGGGCCTTGGGTCGGCTGGCCCGCAGGACCTCCAGTTCGGTCTTGGTCGCGTCCCAGCCCTCGCGGATCGAGCGGGCCTCGATCTCGGGGTGCTGGCCCGCGCACAGCCGTCGCACGGCGGCGATCCGCTCGCTCTCGGCGGCGATCTGCTGCCGCATGGTCTGCACCGGGTCGGTGATCGCGGGCTGGTTCGCTTCGGGCGCAGGGGTGCCCGCGCCCTGGACGGGATCGGATGCATCGTCCCCCGCGGCAGCGCCGGCGGCGATGGTCGCCGAGGTCGAGCCGTCAGCCCCGAGGTCGACGAAGCTGATCTCGCCGAGCGTGGACTTGCGCACGATGTTCAAGGGGCCGGCGACCTCGCGTCCGTTGACGGTCGCGGTTTGGTTCTCGCGGAGGAACTCGAACGCCTCGACGCTCGCGCCCACCGATGCCTGCCAGGGGAATCCGTTGCGCGCTGAGACCACGACCTCGCGGGCCGCGGGCGTGTCGCGGGAGATCATCCCGGTGGCCACCAGCCGCCCCTCTTCGACCATCACCTGGTCGGTGTGCCCGACGCCCGCCGTCGCGTCGTGCCCGAACCGGATCGGCCGCGACGGGGAGGGGATCGCCAGCCCGGCCAGGTCGATCACGACCGGGTGCCGCCAGCCGGCGACGCGCATCGGCCCGCCGCTGTAGGCCATCATCCG includes these proteins:
- a CDS encoding Mu-like prophage major head subunit gpT family protein — encoded protein: MSHPRMIQASAAPAQPTALAHSNPGSHPRTLALTAQAEFEIEGADTVSGDGGAAAPLPRFRMMAYSGGPMRVAGWRHPVVIDLAGLAIPSPSRPIRFGHDATAGVGHTDQVMVEEGRLVATGMISRDTPAAREVVVSARNGFPWQASVGASVEAFEFLRENQTATVNGREVAGPLNIVRKSTLGEISFVDLGADGSTSATIAAGAAAGDDASDPVQGAGTPAPEANQPAITDPVQTMRQQIAAESERIAAVRRLCAGQHPEIEARSIREGWDATKTELEVLRASRPKAPAIHAPAAPAVNQRVLEAACVLSGRLTTPERHCAEQDLEAATRAFGQSIGLQELLLHAAWANGYTGRTFRDWHGVMDAAFGRGIEASNSTISIGGILSNVANKFLLEGFFSVERTWRNITAVRSVTDFKAVTSYRLTGNDQYERIAPGGEIKHGTLGEETYTNRAETYGLMLSIDRTDIINDDLGAITSVPRKLGAGSGKTINDIFWKTFLANSGFYTAGNNNYLAGADTALSIDGLTKAEVAFMDQVDSDGKPLGVMPQVLLVPTALSALGSQLFKSMELRDNTSSAKYPVTNPHQGKFRVEVSRYLGNAAYPGQSSKAWYMLASPADLPVIEVAFLNGQEAPTIETAEQSFNRLGIQMRGYHDFGVALQDPRGGVKSKGEA